The genomic DNA GCCACCGTGCGCAACATCAAGCAGAACCTGTTCGGTGCCTTTATCTACAACAGCCTGGGCGTGCCGGTGGCTGCCGGGGTGCTCTACCCGATCACCGGCAGCCTGCTCAGCCCGGTGATCGCCGGCGCCGCCATGTCACTCAGTTCGGTGACCGTGGTCAGCAATGCCAACCGGTTACGCCTGTTCAAACCTCAGCGAGGCAAGTCATGACGCCGAAACAACTGGCTGCCCAACTGCGCTGCCCCAGTGGCGATGAGGGCGCCCTGGTGGCCGACAACATGAACCGGCATAACCAGCCGATCATCGCGGCCAGCTACCAGGCACTGTCGCCGTCGGCCGGTGACCATATCGTAGAAGTGGGCCCTGGTACCGCGGGTTACCTGTCAGACCTAATGGCCATGGCCGACGATCTGCACTACACCGGGCTGGACCAGTCCCCGGACATGGTGGCCCAGGCGCAGCATCATCATGACCATCAGGAACAGGTACGTTTCGTGGAAGGTGATCTTCATGATCCGCCGCTGGCCCCCGGCAGCGCGGATCATGTGGTGGCCATCAATGTGGTGTACTTCTGGAATCCGCTGCTGCCAGCCTTAGCGGCGCTTCGCAAACTGCTGCGTCCCGGCGGCCAGCTTTGCCTGGGCCTGCGCGACAGGAACAGCATGGCCACCCTGCCGGTGTTCCGGCACGGCTTTCTCACCTACGACGGCCCTGATCTGCAACAGTCCCTGAAGACGGCGGGCTTTGTCGACGTGCGCCAGCAGATCGTTCCAGAGAAAAGTATCAACGTGATGGGCCAGATCATGCACAAGACCGGTCTGGTCATCACCGCCCTTAATCCGGAGGCCTAATCATGACACTGCTGATCAATCTTGCCGGCCTGCTGTTGATGGCAGGGATCATCTGGTGGTTCTGGCTGTCAAAATCCACAGCGCGAAGCCAGGACGTCAGCGACCAGGGCACCACCATTGTGGTCGCCGATGGCGTCTACAGCCCGGCCACCCTGCGCGCCAAGGCCGGGGAGACGCTGACCCTGCACTTCGACCGACGGGACCCTTCCCCCTGCGCCGAGCAGGTGGTGTTTCACGGGCTCGACGTGAGCGAGTTTCTGGAAACGGGTACCATCACCACCGTGACCCTGAACAACCCGCCTGCCGGCGAGTACCGTTTCACCTGCCAGATGCAGATGTATCAGGGCAGATTGATTGTCACCTGAATCCGTGATTTCAGCGTGGATGCATGGCGTAAGAATTTGTTGGCACAGGGGGGTCTGAGGAAGTGTCGTATCAGGGAATACGATCGACTGAAGAAAATTCTTTGTGGCGGCAAAGGCTGACGTCAGGCGCCGCGATGAAGTCACGGTTTCAGGTGTTAGTTGACGACAACACACCCACGCAACTGCCGCACGCATGAAAGAGGAAACATCATGAAAGTATTTTCGGCACTCCTGTTGGCTTTTCTGGTCACCGCCTGCGGCGACGACGGTCCACCCCAGCCCCAGGCCACCGAAGCGCCCCCCGCTGCCACTGAAGACACCAAAACCGCCAGCACTGACAAGGTGCTGGAAGTGTACAAATCA from Alcanivorax sp. includes the following:
- a CDS encoding class I SAM-dependent methyltransferase; the protein is MTPKQLAAQLRCPSGDEGALVADNMNRHNQPIIAASYQALSPSAGDHIVEVGPGTAGYLSDLMAMADDLHYTGLDQSPDMVAQAQHHHDHQEQVRFVEGDLHDPPLAPGSADHVVAINVVYFWNPLLPALAALRKLLRPGGQLCLGLRDRNSMATLPVFRHGFLTYDGPDLQQSLKTAGFVDVRQQIVPEKSINVMGQIMHKTGLVITALNPEA
- a CDS encoding cupredoxin domain-containing protein codes for the protein MTLLINLAGLLLMAGIIWWFWLSKSTARSQDVSDQGTTIVVADGVYSPATLRAKAGETLTLHFDRRDPSPCAEQVVFHGLDVSEFLETGTITTVTLNNPPAGEYRFTCQMQMYQGRLIVT